The genome window GCAGGGGCCGTGCCAGCAGGGCGCAGGCGGGCAGCAGCACGGCCAGCGCCACCGCGACCGGGACGGCGTGGTCCCAGCCGCGCCCGCTGAGGCTGCCGGTGATCCAGGCGCCCGCGGTGGCGGCGTCGTTGATGTTCGCGCGGGTGAGCAGGTAGTCGTTCACGGCGAGGAGCAGCGCGTTCACGCCGATCCCGACGAGGATCAGCCGGTACCCGAGGACGCCGCGCCGGTAGGCGAGCAGGTAGACGAGCACCGCGCTGCCGAGGCAGCCGGCGAGCGCCCCGGCGGCGACCTGCAGCGCCGTGGCGTTGACGATGACGGCGACGATGGCGCCGGTCGCCGCGCCCTGGGTGAAGCCGATGAAGTCCGGGCTGCCGAGCGGGTTGCGGGTGAGGTTCTGGAAGATCGCCCCGCTCAGCGCGAACGCGGCGCCGACGAGCAGGCCGGTCACCACCCGGGGCGCGCGGAGCTTGGTGACGACGAACTCGGCGACCGGGGTGCCGTCCCCGAACAGGGCGGCCAGCACGTCGCCGGGCGGCAGGGTGAACTCGCCGGTCATCAGGGCGACGACGGTCACCACCGCCGTGCCGATGAGCAGGGCGAGGCCGGTGGCGGCCGACCGCGGCCGGACCCGGATCGACCACCGGCCGAGCCGGAGCGCGTGGATCGACGGCACCCTGCCCGGTGACTCGCGGGGCGGGCGCGGTTCCTCGGGTGCCGTGGCGGCGTGGAGCGGAGCCTGGTGCCGCGGGTTCATAGCCCGGCCAGCCTCCTCCGCCTGGCGAGGAGGATGAAGACGGGGGCGCCGAGGACCGAGCACATGATGCCGGCCTGCACCTCGCCGGGGGACGCGATGACCCGCCCGACGATGTCGGCGCCGAGGAGCAGCACGGGGGCGAGCAGGGCGGAGTAGGGGAGCACCCACTTCAGGTCGGGGCCGACCAGCGTGCGCACCGCGTGCGGTACGGCGAGGCCGACGAACCACAGGGGCCCGGCCGCCGCGGTGGCCGAGCCGCACAGGAGGGTCACCGCCATGCCGGTGACCATACGGGTGCGGCCCACCGCGAGCCCGAGCGCCCGCCCGGTCTCGTCGCCGAGGGCGAGCAGGTTGAGCGGCCGCGCGAGCAGCAGCCCGATGACCATCCCGGCCGCGATGAAGGGGAGGAGCCGCACGAGGACGTCCGGGGTCTGGGCGGCGAGGGAGCCGGTCATCCAGAACCGCATGCGGTCGAACGTCCGCGCGTCCATCCGGAGGATCAGCGAGGTGGCGGCGATGAACACCATGCCGAGGGCGACCCCGGCCAGGGCGAGCCGGGTGGGGCTGGCCCCGGCGCGGCCCGCCGAGCCGAGCGAGTAGACGAGCGCCGAGGCGACCGCGGCGCCGCCGAAGGCGAACCACACGTACCCGACCGGATCGGTGATCCCGAGCAGGCTGATCGCGGCGGCCACCCCGAAGGCGGCGCCTTGGTTGACCCCGAGGAGGCCGGGGTCGGCGAGCGGGTTGCGGGTCAGGCTCTGCATCAGCGCCCCGGCGAGGCCGAGGGCGGCCCCGACCGCGATGCCGAGCACGGTCCGCGGCACCCGGAGCTCGCGGATGACCGTGTGGTCACCGGAGCCGTCCGGGGCGGTGAGGGCTTCGATCACGGTGGGCAGCGGCACCTGCCGGGCGCCGAAGGCCAGGCTGAGCGCGGATATGAGCACCAGGGCGCCCGCCACGGCGATCAGCCCTGTGATCAGGGCCGTGGTGCGCCGGGAGCGCCCCGCTCGCCCGCCGGGGGGCGCGGCGGGCGCCGTGGTGGCGCCCGGTAGATTTGCCATCCCCATCTCCCCGCAAAACTTCGGTAAGGCTAACCTAAAGTCCAGCCAGTTAGGCAAGCCTAACCTTAAGGGATCACAAGGAGACAACATGCCCGTGTCGCGCAGGGCTCTGTTCGCACTTGTCGGCGGGCTCGCCACAGTGCTATCCCTCACGGCCTGCGGGGGCGGTGGGGAGACCGCCTCGGCGCCGGCCGCCTCGGCCTCGTCGAGCGCCTCCTCCGGCCCGTGGAAGTTCACCGATGACCGGGGCAAGACGATCGAGCTGCCCTCGACCCCCACCCGGGTCGTCGCCCAGGTCGGCTCGGCCGCCGCGCTCTGGGACTTCGGCATCCGGCCGGTGGGCGTCTTCGGCCCGCACAAGCTCCCCGACGGCAGCAAGGACCCGCAGGTCGGCAACGTCGACATCACCCAGGTGACCGGCCTCGGCAACGTCTGGGACGAGTTCAACGTCGAGCAGTACATCTCGCTCAAGCCGGACCTGCTCGTGAGCGGCATGTACGAGGAGGGCGTCCTCTGGTACGTGCCGGAGAAGTCCAAGGACGCGATCGAGCAGGTCGCGCCGACCGTCGGCATCATGCTGACCGGCAAGAGCGCCACCCAGGTGATCGAGAGGTACGCGGAGCTCGCCCAGTCGCTGGGCGCCGACCTCAACGCGCCCGAGGTGACCCAGGCCAAGGCCCGGTTCGAGGCGGCGACCGAGGAGCTCAAGAAGATCGGCGCCACCGGGCTGAAGGTGCTGATGATGTCCGGCGGCCCCGACACCATGTGGGTGGTCAACCCGCCCATGTACCCGGACATCCTCCACCTGACCCAGAACGGCCTGCAGGTGATCACGCCCGACAAGATCGACGAGGGCGGCTTCTGGGAGAGCCTGAGCTGGGAGAACGCCGACAAGTACGAGGCGGACGTCATCCTCTACGACGCCCGGACCCAGGCGCTCACCCTGGAGGACATGAAGAAGAAGCCCACCTTCGCCAAGCTCCCGGCGGTCCAGGCCGGCCAGGTGTACCCGTGGCGCGCCGAGACGCCGTTCAGCTACCAGGGCTACGCCGACTTCCTCGAGGAGCTCGTCAACAACCTCAAGCAGGCCAAGAAGCTCACCTGACGGCCTCGGAGCGGTTCACGCGCTTCCGTCCAGGCGTTCCCGGGCGTGGCGGATCCGGGCAGGGGAGTGCCCCGCGGGGCGGTGAGGCCTCCCGCCGCGGGGCTGCCCGGATCCCCGGGCCGTGATCGGCTACCGGGGCGGCCCGCCGCCCGCCGTCCGGCGGTGGGCGGGCGGCGGTGACCAGAGGGGCCGAGGGGACGAGAGCGCCACGCCCGCGCGAACTTTTTACCTTTAAGTCCTGTATATGGCTCAAAGGGAACTTAATGACCTGACACGCTGTATGTCGTGTACAAGGTAAAAGTTCCCCTTGTTCTTAGTGTCGGATTGACCGCGCTGCTCACCGGGGTCGCCGCCCCGGCGCAGGCCCGGCAGCCGGCCGCGGGCACGGCGGTGGCCGTGGCGGCCGCGCCCGGGCACGCCGTCGCCGGCACGGCCGCGCACAGCGTCCCCGAGGTCTACGCGCGGGCCGCGTACCTGCTCGACGCGGCCACCGGCGAGGAGCTGTACGGCAAGGCGGGGACCGAGCGCATGCCGGTGGCGAGCCTCACCAAGGTGATGACCGCCTACCTCGTGCTCCGGCAGGCGAAGCTCACCGACACCGTCGTGATCGACCCGGCCGACGTGCGGTACGCGAACGCCGGCGGCGGCACCACCGCGGGCCTGCGCGCAGGGGACCGGCTCACCGTCGAGGACCTGCTGTACGCGCTCATGCTCCCCTCGGGCGCCGACGCCGCCCACGCCCTCGCCCGCGTCTACGGCCCGGGGGTCGAGGCGTTCACCAAGCGGATGAACGACACCGCCCGGGAGCTCGGGCTCACCGACACCACCTACCTGAACGCCGACGGCCTGCCCACCCCCGAGGGCCAGAACACGTCCACCGCCCGGGACCAGGCCCGGCTCGCCGAGATCGCCCTGCGCGACCCACGGCTGAAGAAGATCACCTCGACCCAGGTCCACACGGTCGCCCGCACCGCGGACCACGCCGCGTACACCTGGCGGAACACCAACCGCCTGCTCGGCGCGCCCGGCGTCATCGGCGTCAAGACCGGCTTCACCCTGGCGGCGGGCTTCTGCCTCGCGTTCGCCGCCGAACGGGACGGCCGGCTGGTGGTCGGCGTAATCCTCGGCGAGACCGTCTCCGCCCGGCGGTACACCACCGCCCGCGCGCTGCTCGACTGGGCCGCCGAACGGGCCCCGGCCGCCCGGTGAGCCCACGCGCGTCCTCCTCATCCACCCCGCCACGGAGTCACCCGGCCATGGGCCAACCCGGGCCGGCGCCCGGGCCGCGACTCACCCGGGGAGGCGGCCGGTCAGAGGGCGAGCTCCCGCTGACGCTGGGTGCGCCACTCGACGAGCAGCACCGTGGCGTCGTCCTGGAGGATGCCGTGCTGGTGCCGGAGCACGGACTGGATCAGCCGGCGCACGGTCTCCGGGGCGGACAGGCCGTCCCGCTCCTGCCGCAGGATGAAGTCGATGAACCGCTCCAGGCCGAACCGCTCCCCGTCCGGTCCCTCGGCCTCCACGATGCCATCGGTGTAGAACAGGAGCCGGTCACCGGGCTCGAGCTGGTAGGTGGACAGGCCGGTGGTCAAACCCATCCGGAACCCCATCGGGGGCGACGGCGCCGCGGAGAGGGTCGCGACCTTCTTGCCCTGGCGCAGCACCAGCGGCGGGCAGTGGCCCCGGTTGATCCAGGTGAGCTCGCCCGTGGCGGTGTCGAGGGTGGCGAGGATGCCGGTGGCGTACCGGCTGCCGCCGAACTGATCGCCGATGGCCGCGTCGATGGCCTCGCTCGCGGCGAGGAGATCCACCCGCCCGCGCCGGGTGTTGCGGTAGGAGCCGATCGCGATGGACG of Thermobispora bispora DSM 43833 contains these proteins:
- a CDS encoding FecCD family ABC transporter permease, producing the protein MNPRHQAPLHAATAPEEPRPPRESPGRVPSIHALRLGRWSIRVRPRSAATGLALLIGTAVVTVVALMTGEFTLPPGDVLAALFGDGTPVAEFVVTKLRAPRVVTGLLVGAAFALSGAIFQNLTRNPLGSPDFIGFTQGAATGAIVAVIVNATALQVAAGALAGCLGSAVLVYLLAYRRGVLGYRLILVGIGVNALLLAVNDYLLTRANINDAATAGAWITGSLSGRGWDHAVPVAVALAVLLPACALLARPLRQLELGDDLAVASGVRAEVVRAAAVLIGVLLCAIATAAAGPVMFIAMAAPQLARRLARSPGITMLTSALMGALLLTAADVLAQRLLAPTQLPVGVLTAAIGGCYLTFLLRKERR
- a CDS encoding FecCD family ABC transporter permease, whose protein sequence is MANLPGATTAPAAPPGGRAGRSRRTTALITGLIAVAGALVLISALSLAFGARQVPLPTVIEALTAPDGSGDHTVIRELRVPRTVLGIAVGAALGLAGALMQSLTRNPLADPGLLGVNQGAAFGVAAAISLLGITDPVGYVWFAFGGAAVASALVYSLGSAGRAGASPTRLALAGVALGMVFIAATSLILRMDARTFDRMRFWMTGSLAAQTPDVLVRLLPFIAAGMVIGLLLARPLNLLALGDETGRALGLAVGRTRMVTGMAVTLLCGSATAAAGPLWFVGLAVPHAVRTLVGPDLKWVLPYSALLAPVLLLGADIVGRVIASPGEVQAGIMCSVLGAPVFILLARRRRLAGL
- a CDS encoding ABC transporter substrate-binding protein: MPVSRRALFALVGGLATVLSLTACGGGGETASAPAASASSSASSGPWKFTDDRGKTIELPSTPTRVVAQVGSAAALWDFGIRPVGVFGPHKLPDGSKDPQVGNVDITQVTGLGNVWDEFNVEQYISLKPDLLVSGMYEEGVLWYVPEKSKDAIEQVAPTVGIMLTGKSATQVIERYAELAQSLGADLNAPEVTQAKARFEAATEELKKIGATGLKVLMMSGGPDTMWVVNPPMYPDILHLTQNGLQVITPDKIDEGGFWESLSWENADKYEADVILYDARTQALTLEDMKKKPTFAKLPAVQAGQVYPWRAETPFSYQGYADFLEELVNNLKQAKKLT
- a CDS encoding D-alanyl-D-alanine carboxypeptidase family protein, with amino-acid sequence MTALLTGVAAPAQARQPAAGTAVAVAAAPGHAVAGTAAHSVPEVYARAAYLLDAATGEELYGKAGTERMPVASLTKVMTAYLVLRQAKLTDTVVIDPADVRYANAGGGTTAGLRAGDRLTVEDLLYALMLPSGADAAHALARVYGPGVEAFTKRMNDTARELGLTDTTYLNADGLPTPEGQNTSTARDQARLAEIALRDPRLKKITSTQVHTVARTADHAAYTWRNTNRLLGAPGVIGVKTGFTLAAGFCLAFAAERDGRLVVGVILGETVSARRYTTARALLDWAAERAPAAR